Proteins co-encoded in one Papaver somniferum cultivar HN1 chromosome 5, ASM357369v1, whole genome shotgun sequence genomic window:
- the LOC113281139 gene encoding uncharacterized protein LOC113281139: protein MRDFPSCFGENGVQIIDSSSSSTTTCKAAQNLVTCIYQSTLQGMSCLINITWSKNLMGQVLSVGIDDSTTNHCLCKVDIKPWLFSKRKGCKTLELANKKSKVDIYWDLSLAKFGSGPEPLEGFYVAIVFDKEMVLLLGNLTNEAYKKANLEPNSSFNGIVIAKREHIFGKKVYCTKAQFFDNGLIHDLIIECDTVGLREPCLVIQVDSKTVMQVKRLRWKFRGNQTILVDGIHVEVFWDVHSWLFGAVGNAVFMFQTCLAAEKSWATNNTSTDSSFKRNTSSDSSATPWSCSETFRESQLQGLGFSLVLYAWKHE from the coding sequence ATGAGGGATTTTCCATCTTGTTTCGGTGAAAATGGAGTTCAAATTATAGACTCTTCTTCATCTAGCACTACTACTTGTAAAGCTGCACAAAATTTGGTTACATGTATTTATCAGAGTACATTACAAGGAATGTCatgtttgataaacataacatggaGTAAGAATTTGATGGGTCAAGTTCTTAGTGTTGGAATTGATGATTCTACTACTAATCATTGTCTATGCAAAGTTGATATAAAACCATGGTTATTCTCTAAAAGGAAAGGGTGTAAAACATTAGAATTAGCTAATAAGAAGAGTAAAGTTGATATATATTGGGATCTTTCTTTGGCTAAATTTGGATCTGGACCTGAACCACTCGAAGGATTCTATGTAGCTATTGTGTTTGATAAAGAAATGGTTCTTTTACTTGGGAATTTGACTAATGAGGCTTATAAAAAGGCTAACTTGGAACCAAATAGCTCTTTTAATGGGATTGTTATCGCAAAAAGGGAACATATTTTTGggaagaaagtttattgtactaaGGCTCAGTTTTTCGATAATGGATTAATCCATGATCTCATAATTGAGTGTGATACTGTTGGCCTTAGAGAACCTTGTCTCGTCATTCAGGTTGATAGTAAAACTGTGATGCAAGTGAAGAGACTAAGATGGAAATTTAGAGGGAACCAAACAATTTTAGTTGATGGGATCCATGTAGAGGTGTTTTGGGATGTTCATAGTTGGCTGTTTGGTGCAGTAGGAAATGCAGTTTtcatgttccagacttgcttagcGGCTGAGAAGTCATGGGCTACTAATAATACCTCTACCGACTCCTCATTCAAAAGAAATACTTCGTCTGACTCATCTGCTACACCGTGGTCCTGCTCTGAGACTTTTAGAGAATCACAATTGCAAGGTCTTGGTTTTTCGTTAGTATTATATGCTTGGAAGCACGAGTAA